The Halorussus rarus genome includes the window AGCGGGTCCACCAATTCGCACCCCGGCGGAAGAGCGATTTAGTGTAGTTTATAAGTATGCAGGTCAATCGTCAGAATGCGTTCGGGAGCGGCCCGGACGGAAACGGAAGCTCCGTTGGTGTAGCCCGGCCAATCATTTCGGCCTTTCGAGCCGATGACCTGGGTTCAAATCCCAGACGGAGCACTTCTCGACGTTCAATTCGCGAGCGATAGCGCTACTCGTTACTCCTCCAAAGACGGACAATCTGGCCGTTCACAGCCGAACGACCGCTACCGGTCGGCGTCGCCCCGCTCGAAATCGACGCCCCGAATCTCGAATCGGGCACCGCCGTCCGCCCCGTCGGTCACCGAGATGTCCCAGCCGTGGACGTTCACGATGTCCTGGACCACCGCGAGGCCGATTCCCGTCCCGCTGCCCGAGGTGTAGCCGTACTCGAACACCTCGTCGCGGCTCTCCGGCGGAACTCCCGGCCCGTCGTCCTCGACGTAAAATCCGCCGTCGAAGCTCCCGACCCGGACCTCGATGCCGTCGCCTTGCTCTACCGCGTTGCGGAACAGGTTCTCCAGCACCGTCTGGAGCTGGTCGGCGGCGGCGACCACCGTGGCGGCGTCCGCCTCGACCCGGAGGGTCGCGTCGTCGGTCTCGACGTTCTGCCACGCGCGCTCGCTCGCCGCGGAGAGCGCGACCGGTTCGGTATCAGAGTCTCCCTCTCCCTGGCGGGTCGTCGTCAGCAGATTCTCGATGATGGTCTCCATCCGGTCGAGCGCCTGGTCAACCTGGTCGAAGTCGTCCGGGTCGCCCTCCTCGCGCGCCATGTCCAGGTACATCTGGGCGATGGACAGCGGGTTGCGCAGGCCGTGGGAGACCACGCTGGCGAACCGCTCCAGGCGACGTTCGTGTTCCTTGCGCTCGGTGATGTCCAGCGCCAGGGTCATCCCCATCGAGACCTCGTCGCCGCTGCCGATGGGGACCGCGTGGAGGATCCACTCCCGGCCGGCGTACGTGACTTCGACCGACTCGTGGGAGCCCGCCAGTGCGGTCCGGAGCGCGGCGTCCACTGTCTCGGCCACCGTCTCGTCGTTCCACACCTCCAGGGGCCGTCGGCCCTCGACGTCCTCGGGCGAGACGTCGAGGTAATCGAACGCCTGCCCGGCGGCGAGCGTGTACTCGCGGTCTTGGTCGAACAGCGTGACCAGTCCGTTCGGGAAGTTCTCGGCGAGCGTCCGGTATCGACGCTCGGACTCGCGGAGTTCCCGCTCGCGCTCTTTGCGCTCGGTGACGTCGCGGTCCGAGACGATGACCGACACGACCTCGCCGTCGTCGTCGGTCACGGGCCTGAAGACGCCGTTGATGACGTAGCGCTCGCCGTCCGGCCGGGTGAGGTCGGCCTCGAAGTCGACGTACTCGCCGGACGCGGCCCGCTCGACCCACTTCCGGACGTCGTCCTGAATCTCGTCGCCCTTGCCCCACCAGGGCGTCTCCCAGAACGGCTCGCCGGTCACCTCGGCGAGGTCGGCGTCGATGTACTCCATCGCGGTATGGTTGATGTCGAGGACGGTCCCGTCCGGGTTGAGCAGGCCGACCAGGATGTTGGGGTCCTCGAACACCGCTTCGAACCGGCGCTCCTTCTCCCGGAGCTCCTGCTGGCGCTCCTTGCGTTCGGAGACGTTGCGGAAGTAGACGGACAGTCCGCTCTCGGAGGGGTAGACGTTCGTCTCGACCCAGAAGTCCAGCGGCGGGAAGTAGAGCTCGTAGCTCGTCGGCTCCTGGGTCTCCATCGCGGTGTGGAAGCTGTCCCGGACGGCCTCGTTCTCGGCGGCCCCCGGGAACACGTCCCAGAGACTCTCGCCGAGGAGGTCCTCCTCGTCGCGATCGAGGAGCTGCTCGGCCCGCTCGTTGACGTGGGTGAACCGGTACTCCTCGTCGAGAGCGTAGAAGGCGTCGGAGACCCGACCGAAGACCTCGCTGAGTTCGGTCGCGAGACCGCGCTCGCGCTCCTTGAGATCGGTGATGTCCTCGCCGGTCGTGATGACCCGTTCGAGGTCGCCGTCGGGGCCGAACACCGGGGCGGCGTTGACCGAGAGCCAGGTCCGCTCGCCGTCGGCGTTCTCGACCGCTATCTCCTCGTTGTACACCGGGTCGCCCGTCTCGCGGACCCGGGCCGGGGGTAGCTCGTCGCGGGCGAGCGGCTCGCCGCTCTCGTCGTAGATGGTCGCGTCGACCGCGCTCTTGGCCTCGGCGTCGCCCCGGAGCTCGCGCTCGGACGCGCCGAGGACCGCCTGGGCGCGCTCGTTCGCGAGCAGGACGTTCCCCTCCCCGTCCTGGACCCAGATGGCGACCGGCGACGTCTTCAGCAGCTGTTCGGTCTGGTCGCGCTCCCGCCGGAGCCGTCGCTCGCTCTCCGGTCGCCCGGTCGGCCACCACACGCGGCCCTCGTCGCCGACGCGCTTGGTCGCGAGGGCGCCCCGCTCGACCAGTTCGTCGAGCCGCTCGGTCGCCGTCCGCCGGGTCCAATCGAGTTCTTCGGCCAGTTCGCCCGCCGTGACCGGCTCGCGTTCGGCACCCAGTCGTTCGAGCGCGTCCCGGGTTTCGGCGAGCGGAGTCTGGCCCGAATCCATACCTCTGTTTCACCGATTGGTGAACATAGTGGTTGGGAATCGAGACACGTACTGCCACCCGATCCGTCCCGGTAGCCGCCGCGACACCAGGAGAGTTCGCCGGCCCGACGCCTGCTCACTCGAACCAGAGGTCGCCGAACGACTCGAAGAACGGGCTGCCGGTGTCGATGCGCTCGTAGCGCGCCCGGAGGTCGCGGGCCGCGTCCTCGACGGCGTCGGCGTGGGCGTCGAACCGCTCGCGGTACGACCCCTCCAGCCGCTTGCTGACGTACGCCCGGAGCGACGCCTCGCTCTCCAGCGCCTCGAACACCGCGTCGTCGCCGGTCGGCAGGTCCCGTTCGTCGGGCGCGACGACGTGGGCGAGCACGACCCGGTTCGCGGCCAGCGCCTCCAGGCCGGCGTCGATGGCTCCGACGTCGCCGAGGAAGTCGCTGCAGACGACCACAAGCGCCTTCGAGTCGATGGTGGCGGCGTAGTCGGCCAGCGCCGCCTCGAAGTCGGCCTCCCCGTCGGGGTCGACCGCGTTGCACCGCTCGACCAGGCCGAGAACTTCGCCGCGGTTCGACCGCCCGCGGTCGAGGCGCTCGGCGGTCGCGCCGAACGTCGCGAACCGGAAGTCGTTGTGCTCGCGGGCGGTCAGGTAGGCGAACCCGAGTCCCAGTTTCGCGGCGTACTCGAACTTGTGGGCGTCGCCCTCGCCGAAGTCCATCGACGCGCTGGCGTCGACCAGGACGTGGACCGTGAAGTTGCGCTCGGCCTCGAACTGCTTGACGTACAGCTCGTCGGTCCGGGCGTAGAGGTTCCAGTCGATGAACCGGGGCTCGTCGCCCGGCGCGTACCGCCGGTAGTCGGCGAACGTCAGCCCCTCGCCGACCGCGTCGGTCCGGCGCTCGCCCTGACGGCTGGACCGGGCGTCGCGGTCGCCGGCGTCGTCGAACCGGTCGAGTTCGTCGAGGAACTCGGTCGTTATCATCGGTCCTCGACCAGTTCCGTCACGACGTCGTCGGGGGTCAGCCCCTCGCGCTCGGCCCGGAAGTCGACCACGACGCGGTGGCGCAGCACCGGCACCGCCATCGCGGTCACGTCCTCGCCACTGACGTGGGTCCGGCCCTCCACGAGCGCGCGGGCCTTCGCGGCCCGGACCAGCGACATGCTGGCCCGGGGGCTCGCGCCGTACTCCAGGTCGGCTGCGGTCCGGGTGTCGCGCACGACGTCGACCGCCAGGTCCCGGAGGTCGTCGGCGATGGGGACCTGGTGGGTGAGCTGCTGCATCGTGCGGAGGTCGCCGGCCGACACCTGTGGCTCGACCGCGACCGAGGCGTCGACGTCCCGGGTGTACCGGTCGACGATCTCGCGCTCGGCCTGGGCGTCGGGGTAGTCGACGAGTATCTTCATCAGGAAGCGGTCGGTCTGGGCCTCGGGCAGCGGGTAGGTCCCCTCCTGATCGATGGGGTTCTGGGTCGCCAGGACGAAGAACGGCTCGGGCAGGTCGTAGGTCTCGTTGCCGGCGGTCACCTGGCCCTCCTCCATCGCCTCGAGCAGCGCCGACTGGGTCTTCGGGGTCGCGCGGTTGATCTCGTCGGAGAGCACGAGGTTGGCGAACACCGGCCCCTTCTCGAAGGTGAACGTCCGGCCGGTCTCGGTCTCCCGTACCATCTCGGTCCCGACCACGTCGGAGGGCATCAGGTCGGGCGTGTTCTGGATGCGCGAGAACGAGAGGTCGGTCACCGCCGCGAGCGTCCGGACAAGCAGCGTCTTGCCCAGCCCGGGCGTGCTCTCCAGCAGCGCGTTGCCGTCGCAGAGCAGGCAGGCCAGCACCTGGTCGACCACCTGCTCCTGGCCCACGATGCGCTTTCGCACCTCGGACCGGATCGCCTGGATGCGGTTCGTCACGTCGTCTATCGCCGGGTGTCTGTCAGTCATCGGTCGTGTTTCCTCCGAGTTCGTGCGCGTACCGCCGGACGAGCGCCGCGTCCTCGACGCGCTCGGGCGAGGCGAACCCCGCCCGCCGGGCGTCGACGCCGCCGTCGGGACCGGCCGAGTCGCCGGCCTCGGTCTCGTAGTTCCAGTCGCGCTCGCCCTCGCCGCCGGGGCTCGCGGAGACCGCGGCCGAGAGGTTCTCCGAGCCCGCGGTCACGTCGGTCGGCTCGCCCAGCACCTCGTCGCCGCTCCGGAGCTCCGCGCTCCGGTTCGAGAGCGGCGCCCGGTCGTCCGAACCGTGGGCCGGGCCGGTCGAGCCCGTTCCCGATCCCGCGACGCCCGCACCGAGATCGAGGCCCACGACCGCGGTCTGGACCGACGCCAGGCTCAGCGCGAGCGCCAGCCCGACGGTCGCGGCCAGCCGGGTCGCGTCGAGCAGCCCGACGCTGGAGGACTCCCGGAGCCGGTCGAGGACGTCGGCGTACAGCGCCCGCGTCATGGGGTTCTCCCGGTAGGCGCCGGCCGCGTCGCGGGCGGTCCGGAGCGCCTCGCTCACCGCGGGGTTGGCGTCCTCGAACCGCTCGGCGGCGGGCCGGCGCGCCCTGACGGCGAACTCCGCGGCGAAGGCGACCGCGCCGGCGACCAGTCCGACCAGGGTGCCGAGGTCGGGCGCGGGCAACCCCAGCGAGCCGAACGACGCCCGGGCCACCGCGGCGTCCAGCGCCGGGACGCCGGCGACGCCGGCCGCCAGGTCGACCGCCAGCAGGACGCAGACCGCGTCGAGGCTGGCGTAGACGAACGCCGCCTTGCGGACCTCCCGGCGGACCTCGGCGAGCGCGGCCCGGATCTCGTCGGGGGTCGCATCCGCGCCATCAGCCGAAGGCCCCGGGTCGTCTGGGGGAGACCCGGAGTCGCCGTCTGCGTCGACCCCCGGTTCGGACTCCCCGGTCATCGCCGCACCTCCGCCCTGACGGCGTCGACGCGACGACCGTCCGTCGACCCCGCCTCGGACTGACGACTCCGGAGCGGGTCGGGGCCGGTCAGGGCGCTCGACCGGGACTGTTCCAGCTCCTCGATGCGCTCCTGGAGTCGCTCGACCTTCGTCCGGAGCTCCTCGATGGTCTGGTTCTTCCGAACGAGCGTGCGCTCCTGGCGCTCGACCGTCTCGTTGACCCGCTCGAGGGTCCGGTTGCGGGCGTCGGCCACGGTCTGGAGCCGGTCGACGGTGTCGTTGAGTTCGTCGGTGCGCTCCCGGACCGCCTCCAGCCGGCGCTCCAGCCGGTCGCGCTCGTCCCGGAGCGTCGCGAGCCGGTTCCGGACCTGCTCGAGCTTCCGCTCGGTCCCGTTGAGCTCCGCCCGGGTCTCGTTGAGCCGTTGCTCGGTCGCCCGCAACTGCTCGGACACCGCCTCGATGTCCGAGAGCCGGGTCCGGAGCGTCCGGTTGATGTTCTGGAGCGAGGCGTTCAACTGGTCGATTCGCTGCTGCTTGCGTTCGACCGTCGCCGCCAGCGCGTCGTTCCGGTCGGCAAGCTGCCGGTTCTCGGTCCGGAGCCGGTCGACCGACTCCTCGTAGTAGACGGTCGTCCCGACCAGCCCGGCCGCCGACAGCGCGACCAGCAGCGCCAGCGCGACGTTGATGGTGTCGCCGATGTAGCTCACGGTATCACTCCCTGACCGCGGTGGCGGCGGAGCCGCCGGACGCAGATCTCGCCGACCAGCACGACCAGCCCCGCCAGCAGGGCGGCCCAGTCCCACGACCGCTCGACGCGGCGCTCCCGGGTCGCCTGGCGGACGACCGCGTCGGCGATGGCCGCGGGGTCGTCGGGCGAGAACGCCCGGCCGCCGGTCCGCTCGACGGCGCGCTTCAGGGCCGGCGAGACGCCGAGGGCCGCGTACTCGGCCGGATAGTTCACCGCGAACGCGCTGCCGAGCACCTCGCGGTAGCCGGGGTCGGTCGGCGCGACCGTCGCCTCGTAGCGTCCCGGTGCGACCCGGGCGAACGAGAGGTTCGTCGGTTCGGGCGGCTGCCGGCCGGCGTACACCACCGTCGTCGACTCGCCGACCCGGGTGTCCGGCGCGGCCACGACGCCGGTGGCCTTCCGCTGGGGGTCGCCGATGGCCCAGTTGACCGACCGCGAGACCAGCAGCGAGTTCGGCTCCGAGAGCAGGTCGCCGAGGCCGCCGTCGGCGCCGTACGCCGTGACCGCGGCGACCCGACCGAGGCCGAACCGCCACGTCGACAGGGCGGGCGCGCCGGTGCCGGTCGCCACCAGCAGGTCCGCGCCGTCCTTGACGCTGACGTCGTTGGTGCCCGCCAGCGACGCGGTCGGCGACGCGCCTCGGGTCACGAAGTGGCCATCGTCGACCACGACCGCGTGGTCGCCGCTGTAGCGCCGGTTCGGGCCGCCGAACTCGACCCTGAGCCGGTCGGTCTGGTCGGCCAGCAGGAACGACCCGTCGGTGCGCTCGGCGACCCCGCGGAGCAGGCGCTGGTTCACCTCGCCGACGCCCACGCTAACCACGCGGACGCCCCGGTCGGCGAGCCGCCGGGCGGCCGAGAACGCCGGCTTGCGCGCGTCCCGACCGTCGCTCAGCAGGATGACGGTGCCGCCGCCGTCGCCGAGCAGTTGAGAGGCGCCGATCAGCCCGGCGCCGACGTCGGTCGTCCCGCCGCTCCGGAGGCTGCGTATCTTGCGCTTCAGCGTCTCCCGGTTGCCCTCCAGCGACCGGACGTCGGCGACCCGGTAGGCGCTCCCGTCGAACGCGACGACGCCGACCTCGTTGCCGTCGCCGAGCTGGCCGAGCACGTCGAGCGCGAGCGCCTTCTGGACCCGCATGCCGGCCTTCGCGCTGCCCGAGACGTCGACCGCCAGCGCGACCCGGGACGTCTCGCCGGTCGACTCGCCGACCTCGACCGGGAGCAGCGACGAGATGCGGGAGTTGCCGTACTCGCCCTTCCCGAACGCGTGGTCGCCGCCGACCGTCAGGAGCCCGCCGCCGTCGATGACGAACTCCTGGAGCGCGCCGACGTCGCCGAGGTGGGGCGCGGCGACGTCCTGGACGACGACCGCGTAGTAGTCCTCGAGGTCGGCCGGCACCGACTCCGCCCGGGTCACGTTGTACAGCTCCCGGAGGTAGTCCTCGAGGGCGTGGTCGCCCCGGCTCACGTACAGCACCTCGGGCCGGTCGACGACCTGGACCGTCTTCCGGGCGACGTCGTTGACCCCGAAGGCGTCGTCGCCCGACAGCCGGGCCGTGACGCGGTGGGGCCCGGTGGCGCTGAAGTTGCGGGTCACCGCGAACGACCCGTCGTCGGGGACCTCCCGGGACGCGACCTCGGAGCCGTCGACCGACACCGTGACCGCCGCGCCGGCGGGCGGTCCGTCCACGCCGGCGACCGCGACCTCGAACCGGGTCTCGACGCCGACGCTGGCCTTCCGCGGGCCGGAGACGGTGACGCGGGCGTCCGACCGGTTCGTCCGGAGCGCGACCCGGTTGACGGTCGCGTTCACGGAGCGAGCGAGGTCGGCGGCCCGCGAGAGCGAGGCGCCGCCGGTGGCCCGCCCGTCGGAGACCACCAGCAGGCTCCCGTTCGGTCGGAGGTTGGCGACGACGCCCGACCCGACCCGCGACCGGTTGCCCGCGGCGACGGTGACCCGGTCGACCGCGACGCCCTCGGCCTCGATTCCGGCCGCGAGGTCGGCGGCGACCGGTTCGTGGACGCCCATGCTGGCCGACTCGTCGACGACCACGGTGACCCACGGGTCGCCCGCCGTCGTCGCGGTGGTGACGGTCGTCGGGCCCGCGGCCGCGACCACCAGGCAGGTGACGACGACGAAGCGACTCGCCCAGAGACCGGCCCTGGCGCGGCGGCTCGGGCCGTCGGGCTGGCCTTCCTCGCGGTCGTCTTCGACCGGACCGCCGCGCCGGACCACGAGCGCCCAGAGGACGACCGCGGCGACCGGGACGCCCGCGAGGACGACCGGCCGGGCGAACTCGACCTGGGGACCGCTCGGCACCGCCATCAGAGGTCACCCCGGTAGCGCAGCACGGCCAGTTCCAGCACGACGAGCAGGACCGCGACGCCCGCCACCGCCGGCGTCAGCGTCTGGGGGACGGTCGTCGTCTCGTCGTCGTCGCTCCCGTCACGGGCCGTCCCGCCCTCGGTCACTGACGGGGCGGTGACGTTCGACTCCGCGGCGCTGGCCAGCGACGCGCCGTAGCGCCGGTCACCGACCCCGTAGAAGCCGATCCGCCGGAGCGTGACGGGACCGGTCTGCCGGCCGCCGCCGGGCGTCCTGACGGTGGCGTTCCCGTCGACCGAGAGCGCCGTGCCGGTCCGGCGGTTCGTCGCCGACAGCGACTCGCGGCCGGTCAGTTCGTACGCGACGCGCTTCCAGAACACCGGGTACCGGTAGTTGTGCTCGAACGACGACCCCTCGGCCGTATAGCCGTAGTAGAACAGCCGACCGCCGTCGAGTCGGGCGGTCGCGAGCAGCGGCGTCCCGTTGACCGTCCGGAGCAGCGCCCGCCCGGCCCGAAGGTCGGCCCGCACGTAGCGCTTCGGCGCCGGGAACGTCACGTCCGCCGTGAGCGTGCTGGTCGCCGGCTGGCGGACGGCCGGGTCCGAGCCGGTCCCGTTGGGCACGACCGGCAGCAGGTCGCCGTAACCGACCGCCGAGAGGTTCGACTGGGCCTGGACCACAACGCCGCCGCCCGCCGACAGCGTCTCGCGGGCGACCCGGAGCGTCCCGTCGAGCAGGCGGCCGGGGGTGACGTCGCCGAACACCACGAGGTCGTAGGTCCTCGAGATGGACGCCGGCGGGTGTTTGACGGTCACCCGGGTCCCCCGGATGACGCGCAGCGCGGTGACGAGCGGTCGGTTCGCGTCGTTCGTGACCACGAGCACGTCGATGGTCGGGTCCTCCGGTGCGGCGATCGCCAGCCGGTCGTCGACCGCGAACGAGTCGCCGGGTGCGAGTCGGACGCGACCGCCGCCCGCGGGCACCGGGAGCGTTGCGGTCGCGACCTCGCCCGGCCCGAGGGTCACGGACTCGGTCGCGTCGCCGAGCGCGACCTCCCGGGTCGCCTCGCGGTCGCCGAAGTTCTTCGCCCGGACGGTCGCGGTTCCGTTCGAGAACGAGTAGTCGACCAGGCCGACGTTGGCCGCGCCGCCGCGGGCGAACTGCCGGAGGTCGACCGCGTACCCCCGGGCGCGGGCCGCCACGACCGCCGACCGCCAGTCGCCCGAGGCGAAGTCGCTCAGCACGACGATGCGGGCGTCCTCGCCCGCGACCGCCGCGGCCCGGCTCACGCCGTCCCGGAGGTCCCCCGGCGCGCCGCTGACCCGGAGGTCGTCGAGGACCGACGTCGCCTCCGCTGCCGGCGCGCGCCGGGTTCGGACCGCGGTCTCGGCGCCGGCGACGACCACCGAGGTCTCGCTCGTCGCGACGTCCTTCGCGGCCCGGACCGCCCGGTCGAACCGTGCGACGCCGCCGGCCTCGGTCGCCATGCTGGCGGAGGCGTCGACCACGACCACGGTCTCCGAGACCGTCTTGCGCTCGGCGACGGGGACGTATGGGGCGGCCAGCGACGCCGCGACCGCCGCGATGGCCAGCAGCTGGATCAGCAGGAGCGCGTTGCGCCGGAGCCGGCGGAGCGCGGGGTGGCGCCGGCGCTCCTCGCGGTCGCCCAGCAGGAACTCGACCGCGGGGAACCGGACCCGCTCGGGGTCGGGTCTGAGCAGATAGAGCGCTATCACCGGTATCACGGCCGCCAGCGCCGCGAGGCCGAGCGGCCGGAGGAACACCGACGAGAGCGCGTCCGCGAGAGTCACGGGTCGACGGCCACCTCGGGGGCCAGCGTCGTCCGCCGAGCGCGGGTCGCGGGGCTACGTGTCGGTGCCATCGTTCGTGATTCGCCCGCGAGGGGAGTCGTGGAGGGCGAGCGGGCGAGTTACCGGGTGTGCTCGCGGATAGTGTAAATAGCTTTTCATCCTGCGAGGGCGTCGGCGCGTACCACGCGCTGTACCCGGCGGCGGGACACTGCGACGTCCCGCACGTGCTCGGCGCGCTCGACGCCCGGGGCGTCCGGACCGAGAACACGACAGTCTGACCGACGACGAATTCCACGGAGAGTCGGGTCGACGGGCGGTTCGGGGTCGACCTCGTCGCCCGGTTTTACATTCGCGGCGGGGGTCCCGGTCGCGCTCCACGTGGCCCGCTGCTCCGGCCCCGATGCAACGGCCCGTCCCGCAGGTCGACGTCCGAGACGAGTGGCGAGGTCAGTCCGGCGTCACGTTGCCGGCCCGCCGCGTGACGCTGAACGACACCTGGTCGTCGGTCTCGCCCTCGGCCTCGACCACCAGCGTGTAGACGCCGGGTTCGAGGCCGTCAGTGTCCATCGCGACCGACCAGTTGCCGTCCGCGTTCCAGTCGTGGGTCCAGACGGGCGGGAGTCGTCCGGCCGACGGCCCGTCGACCGCCTCGATACGGATGGTGTTCTCCCCGGGGAAGAGGTTGGTGCGCCCGGCGACGACCATCCGTTCGCCGGCGGTGATCGAGTAGATCCGTCCGGGAACGAACTGGCTCTCGGTCGCGACGGTCGTGATCCGGGTGGTGGGGTCGACGTAGTCGAACTGCTCGGCGATGAGGAGGTCGTCGCTTCCCGCCTCGTCGACGGTCTGGTCCAGGAACCGCTCGCTGACCTGCCGGGCGTCGAGCCTCGCGGTGCTGCCGGCGACGTACTCGGCCAGCGAGTCGAGCGTCGCGTTCGCTCCGTCGGGGAGCCGGCCGTCGCCCGGGACGTCGTCCCTGCCGAGCGCGAGCACGTACGCTCGCACGGGGCCCTCGGCGAACGGTCGGCCGTCGACGGTCCGGAGCGGCACGTCGGCGTCGAACGACCCGTTGCCCCGCGGGACCGTTATCCGGTCGGTCCCGACGCGGCCGCGCGAGTCGACGAGCACGACCAGCAGCTCCCGGCCGCCGCGAGCGGTCCCGCGGACCGTGACCTCCGCGTTCGAGGTCGCCACCTGGGACGCGACCGTCCGGAAGCTGCCCCTCAGCCGCGCACGGTTCACCCGAATCGGGGTCTGGCCGCCCTCGGTCTCCACGAACCGGGCCGGGTCGATGCTGGACGGGAGCGTCCCGTTCCCGCCGACGGCGGTCGCGTTCACCACCCCGATTCGGTAGCTGCCGGGGTACGACAGCACCCGGCTGGCGTTCGAGAGCACGAGGTTCCTGACCGACCAGTTGCCCCGCTCGTCGACCGGCACCCGGTCGTCGCCGTCGAGTTCGCCGTCGCGATTGACGTCGAGCAACTGCCAGTCGCCGCCGCCCGATGCGTAGACTGCGACCGAATCGGTGGTCGCGTTGGCCGTCCCGGACACGTTGACCGCCTGCCCGACGAAGTACGTCCCTTCGGGCGAAGAGATGCGTATCGACTCGTGGGAGGCGGTCGCGACGGGCGCAAAGAACGCCCAGAGGGTGCCGACCGATACCGCAAGCGCGACGACGACGGCCAGGAGTGGTTTCGTACGGGCCATCGTGTTTCTTGTGAACTAGTGCCATGGCTTCGGTCCTTATCCTTGTTCGGGCTATCAGCGGGACGTGAAGTACATTCGGCGTCAGGAGACGACCGTCACGTCGACCTGCCGGGTCCGCGGGCCGTCGCACTCCACGAACAGCACAGACTGCCACGGCCCGAGCGCGAGGTCGCCGTCCTCGACCGGGATGCTTACCGACTCGCCGAGCAGGGTCGCCCGGAGGTGGGCGTCGGCGTTGTCGTCGATGCGGTCGTGGCTGTAGTCGCCGTCGCTCGGGACGACGTCCTCCGCAACGCCTCGATGTCGGCGAGCAGCCTCGATTCGGCCTCCTGGACGACCACCCCGGCGGTGGTGTGCCGGACGAAGACGGTGCAGAGCCCGGTCGCGTCGTCGGGCACCTCGGCGGCCACGCGGTCGGTCACGTCGACGACCTGGGTGCGCTCGTCGGTCCGAACCTCGAACATGGCCGGGGGTTCGGGGGCGAGCGCCGTAGGTGCTCCGGGTCTCGAAGCGATACTTCGTTCTCCACGTCGGCGCGCGCTGGGGCGGCCCGCCAGTGGCCGCCCCATCGTTGCGCGAGGTCTTCGGGAACGAAGCGACCGAAGGCTCGTCGGAGCTTGCCTCCGACGGTGGACGAGGAGCGCAGTGAGCGCAGCGAGCGAGCACCGCAGGAGGCTGGGGAGGGGTGAGGCCGT containing:
- a CDS encoding PAS domain-containing protein gives rise to the protein MDSGQTPLAETRDALERLGAEREPVTAGELAEELDWTRRTATERLDELVERGALATKRVGDEGRVWWPTGRPESERRLRRERDQTEQLLKTSPVAIWVQDGEGNVLLANERAQAVLGASERELRGDAEAKSAVDATIYDESGEPLARDELPPARVRETGDPVYNEEIAVENADGERTWLSVNAAPVFGPDGDLERVITTGEDITDLKERERGLATELSEVFGRVSDAFYALDEEYRFTHVNERAEQLLDRDEEDLLGESLWDVFPGAAENEAVRDSFHTAMETQEPTSYELYFPPLDFWVETNVYPSESGLSVYFRNVSERKERQQELREKERRFEAVFEDPNILVGLLNPDGTVLDINHTAMEYIDADLAEVTGEPFWETPWWGKGDEIQDDVRKWVERAASGEYVDFEADLTRPDGERYVINGVFRPVTDDDGEVVSVIVSDRDVTERKERERELRESERRYRTLAENFPNGLVTLFDQDREYTLAAGQAFDYLDVSPEDVEGRRPLEVWNDETVAETVDAALRTALAGSHESVEVTYAGREWILHAVPIGSGDEVSMGMTLALDITERKEHERRLERFASVVSHGLRNPLSIAQMYLDMAREEGDPDDFDQVDQALDRMETIIENLLTTTRQGEGDSDTEPVALSAASERAWQNVETDDATLRVEADAATVVAAADQLQTVLENLFRNAVEQGDGIEVRVGSFDGGFYVEDDGPGVPPESRDEVFEYGYTSGSGTGIGLAVVQDIVNVHGWDISVTDGADGGARFEIRGVDFERGDADR
- a CDS encoding DUF58 domain-containing protein, whose protein sequence is MITTEFLDELDRFDDAGDRDARSSRQGERRTDAVGEGLTFADYRRYAPGDEPRFIDWNLYARTDELYVKQFEAERNFTVHVLVDASASMDFGEGDAHKFEYAAKLGLGFAYLTAREHNDFRFATFGATAERLDRGRSNRGEVLGLVERCNAVDPDGEADFEAALADYAATIDSKALVVVCSDFLGDVGAIDAGLEALAANRVVLAHVVAPDERDLPTGDDAVFEALESEASLRAYVSKRLEGSYRERFDAHADAVEDAARDLRARYERIDTGSPFFESFGDLWFE
- a CDS encoding AAA family ATPase — protein: MTDRHPAIDDVTNRIQAIRSEVRKRIVGQEQVVDQVLACLLCDGNALLESTPGLGKTLLVRTLAAVTDLSFSRIQNTPDLMPSDVVGTEMVRETETGRTFTFEKGPVFANLVLSDEINRATPKTQSALLEAMEEGQVTAGNETYDLPEPFFVLATQNPIDQEGTYPLPEAQTDRFLMKILVDYPDAQAEREIVDRYTRDVDASVAVEPQVSAGDLRTMQQLTHQVPIADDLRDLAVDVVRDTRTAADLEYGASPRASMSLVRAAKARALVEGRTHVSGEDVTAMAVPVLRHRVVVDFRAEREGLTPDDVVTELVEDR
- a CDS encoding DUF7502 family protein, with protein sequence MTGESEPGVDADGDSGSPPDDPGPSADGADATPDEIRAALAEVRREVRKAAFVYASLDAVCVLLAVDLAAGVAGVPALDAAVARASFGSLGLPAPDLGTLVGLVAGAVAFAAEFAVRARRPAAERFEDANPAVSEALRTARDAAGAYRENPMTRALYADVLDRLRESSSVGLLDATRLAATVGLALALSLASVQTAVVGLDLGAGVAGSGTGSTGPAHGSDDRAPLSNRSAELRSGDEVLGEPTDVTAGSENLSAAVSASPGGEGERDWNYETEAGDSAGPDGGVDARRAGFASPERVEDAALVRRYAHELGGNTTDD
- a CDS encoding VWA domain-containing protein, yielding MAVPSGPQVEFARPVVLAGVPVAAVVLWALVVRRGGPVEDDREEGQPDGPSRRARAGLWASRFVVVTCLVVAAAGPTTVTTATTAGDPWVTVVVDESASMGVHEPVAADLAAGIEAEGVAVDRVTVAAGNRSRVGSGVVANLRPNGSLLVVSDGRATGGASLSRAADLARSVNATVNRVALRTNRSDARVTVSGPRKASVGVETRFEVAVAGVDGPPAGAAVTVSVDGSEVASREVPDDGSFAVTRNFSATGPHRVTARLSGDDAFGVNDVARKTVQVVDRPEVLYVSRGDHALEDYLRELYNVTRAESVPADLEDYYAVVVQDVAAPHLGDVGALQEFVIDGGGLLTVGGDHAFGKGEYGNSRISSLLPVEVGESTGETSRVALAVDVSGSAKAGMRVQKALALDVLGQLGDGNEVGVVAFDGSAYRVADVRSLEGNRETLKRKIRSLRSGGTTDVGAGLIGASQLLGDGGGTVILLSDGRDARKPAFSAARRLADRGVRVVSVGVGEVNQRLLRGVAERTDGSFLLADQTDRLRVEFGGPNRRYSGDHAVVVDDGHFVTRGASPTASLAGTNDVSVKDGADLLVATGTGAPALSTWRFGLGRVAAVTAYGADGGLGDLLSEPNSLLVSRSVNWAIGDPQRKATGVVAAPDTRVGESTTVVYAGRQPPEPTNLSFARVAPGRYEATVAPTDPGYREVLGSAFAVNYPAEYAALGVSPALKRAVERTGGRAFSPDDPAAIADAVVRQATRERRVERSWDWAALLAGLVVLVGEICVRRLRRHRGQGVIP